The sequence GGAGCCGGGCCGGGGTCAGCGCAGGGGCGTGAGCTGCGCGATGATCGGCCGGTGGTCGCTCCCCGCGCCGTCGCGGTCCTCGACCACGCGGAAGCCGGTGACCTCCCACCCGGGCGTCGCCATGACGTGGTCGATCGGCGTGCCGAGGAGCGCGGGGATCCCGGTGGGCCACGTCCCGACGGCGCCGTTGCCCGAGGCGCGCGCCGCGTCCACGCACTGCCCGAGGTCGGTGACCTGGTCGCGCTCGGTCGGGCTGCCGCCGTAGCGGCTCATGTGGTCGAGGGTCGCGTTGAAGTCGCCCGCGATGATCACGTTGCCCTCGTCGCACCGCTGGCCGAGCCAGGCCAGGTCGGCGCGCCAGTTGTCCATCTGCTCGGGGATGGGGGAGACCGGGTGCACGGCCATGATGACCGGCCCGTTCCCGTCGACCGGCTCCATGATCACGGTGGGCAGCACGCTCGTGGTGCCGCGCGACTCGTCGAGCCGGTAGTCGCCGTAGGCCGCGCTGATGAGGATCGTGGTCGACCTGGCCGCGGCGACGTCGTCGAAGGCCGCGGTGCGCACCCACATGGGACGCCCGGCGTCGCGCATCATGACGGCGATCTCCGCGCCGGTCTCCTCGCGCGTCTCGGGCAGGGTGATGACGTCGGCGCCGGACTCGATCGCGAGGTCGGCCACGGCGCGTGCGCCCGTCGCGCCGCCCAGGGTGTTCCAGGAGAGGACCGTGACGTCGGCGTCCTGCGGCTCGGCGAAGGCCGTGTCGCCGAGGCCGCGCGTGGCGAGGACGGCGGAGTTCGCGCCGATGAAGGCGACCAGCAGCAGGGCGAGGCTCCCGAGGAGGCGGCGGCCCGGGCGGATCACGAGGGCGAGGATCAGGGTGAGCACCATCACGGCGGCCGCCGCGGCGACCAGCCCGCCCCGGATGGCGACGGCGTGCGCGATCAGGTACGTCTGCTCGAGCCCGAGGAGCTGCGGCCACGTGATGACGAGGAGCCCGGCTGCGGTGATGAGGATGACTGCTGCTCCGACGACCCGACCCATGACGTGATCCAGACTATGGCGGCTCTCTGGGAGAGCGCCGCCGCGGGCGCCCGCGGGCCGGCCGGCATCGGGCGCCCGCGTAGGATGGCGGGATGCCGGAGGAGCAGCAGGGTCCCATCGACCTGCACACGCACAGCTCGGTCTCCGACGGCACCGAGGCCCCCGCGGAGCTCGTCGCGCAGGCCGCGGCGCAGGGCCTCTCGGCCGTCGCGCTCACGGACCACGACTCGACGGCGGGCTGGTCGGAGGCCTCCGACGCCGCCCTCGCGCACGGCATCACGCTCGTCCCCGGCA is a genomic window of Clavibacter capsici containing:
- a CDS encoding endonuclease/exonuclease/phosphatase family protein: MGRVVGAAVILITAAGLLVITWPQLLGLEQTYLIAHAVAIRGGLVAAAAAVMVLTLILALVIRPGRRLLGSLALLLVAFIGANSAVLATRGLGDTAFAEPQDADVTVLSWNTLGGATGARAVADLAIESGADVITLPETREETGAEIAVMMRDAGRPMWVRTAAFDDVAAARSTTILISAAYGDYRLDESRGTTSVLPTVIMEPVDGNGPVIMAVHPVSPIPEQMDNWRADLAWLGQRCDEGNVIIAGDFNATLDHMSRYGGSPTERDQVTDLGQCVDAARASGNGAVGTWPTGIPALLGTPIDHVMATPGWEVTGFRVVEDRDGAGSDHRPIIAQLTPLR